The segment ATGTTAACGGGATATTTGCTATCTCATCAAGGAAAAGTGTACCTCCTGTTGCCATCTCAAACCTACCTGGCCTATTCTCACGGGCATCTGTGTAAGCTCCTTTAACGCAACCAAAAAGTTCACTTTCGAAGAGTGTATCGGGTATTGCTCCCATATCAACAGAAACGAATAGCTGTGATGCCCTATTCGAAATCCGATGAATTGCCCTTGCAACCAACTCCTTTCCTGTACCATTTTCACCTAGAACTAGCACATTGGCATCAGTTTTTGCAACCTTTTCAATGGCAGACATTACCTTCTTCATAGGTTCTGAATTGCCTATAATATCTAGGTATGGTGTATCGATATCATTTGCCAGAACCTTTCTACTTTGCCTAAGATCTAACGATTCTCTTTTACTTTTACTGAGATTATAGGCAGATAAAACCGTTGCCAGTAACTTTTTATTCTCCCATGGTTTAAGTACAAAATCGGTAGCACCATGTTTCATGGCTTCCACGGCTATATTTACATCACCATAGGCTGTAATCATTACCACGGAAATTGTAGGATCAATTGAAACTATTTTCTTCAGAAAATCTAGTCCCTCCTTACCACTTGTAGAACCTGGAGTAAAGTTCATATCCAATAGGACCACATCGTAATTACCAGATGAAATCTCTTTAATTGCATCATCACTTGGGGAAACGTAAAGTTTAATCTCCTCGAGATGCTTTGAAAGTGCGACTCTAAGTGATAAAAGGATTTCCTGATTATCGTCAATTGCAAGAATTCGACCTGTTTTAGTTTCCATAATTTAAATATAGACTATCGAATAAAGCAGAATCAGCCAAACACTCATATTAATCTAGCCTTAATCATCCTTTACAAAGGTATCAAAATTGTAAGAATGTTCTGAAATGAAACATTTTATAATTTAATAAGTTTAGCTATTTTGTTACTCACATTGGCATTGAAGAATGCTTTCATCGATTCATTTCCATTTTTTCTATCTAAATAAATTGATATTATTTACATCACATTATTTTTCTCATTTTTGTAAAAATATTTACAATGAAAAAGATTAATAATCCATTTACAAATATTGATGGCTACAATTGTTTTGGCTGTTCTCCTCATAATCATCTAGGGCTAAAACTTGAATTTTGGTT is part of the Bacteroidia bacterium genome and harbors:
- a CDS encoding sigma-54-dependent Fis family transcriptional regulator; this translates as METKTGRILAIDDNQEILLSLRVALSKHLEEIKLYVSPSDDAIKEISSGNYDVVLLDMNFTPGSTSGKEGLDFLKKIVSIDPTISVVMITAYGDVNIAVEAMKHGATDFVLKPWENKKLLATVLSAYNLSKSKRESLDLRQSRKVLANDIDTPYLDIIGNSEPMKKVMSAIEKVAKTDANVLVLGENGTGKELVARAIHRISNRASQLFVSVDMGAIPDTLFESELFGCVKGAYTDARENRPGRFEMATGGTLFLDEIANIPLTLQAKLLGVLQTKQVSRLGSVASKSIDIRLISATNASINQLINEGKFRQDLYYRINTIEITIPPLRERGDDIHLLTNHYLDIYGRKYGKRNLKLSKAVQRLIHSYSWPGNVRELAHSIERAVIMTDGATIEPDSILFAHQNPSMIQQRDTSLHIDEVEKQTIIKALKVNNGNISTAALELGMGRTTLYRKMAKYGI